One Nitrospira sp. genomic region harbors:
- the trpD gene encoding anthranilate phosphoribosyltransferase, producing MPIQDFIAKIAKGPRASKDLTWDESKQVMKLLIEGQATQAQIGAFLMAMRFKMESVSELAAFTAAARAYVAPLSIPKELAVVDVPSYAGKSETFHGLIAGAIVAASAGAAIVMHGYDGIPGRPGAAGVLKALGVPIDLDPKMAGEAVTKKGFVYLDIGMYHPPLYRFLEMRQEIGVRNLFHPIARLLNPSRAAAQVIGLSHPPHFEKTAEVLRMLGCPRALVIRGVEGDPELSVTAATRVLELRDERITPLGISPKDFGLALGTSRDMAGFPPGQQDKEAELLRRIIQNQIPGGPKDWVLMNAALLLYAAGKGATLPACLPMARVALESGAAGRKLDELVQTPLAAGKRG from the coding sequence ATGCCTATTCAAGATTTTATTGCAAAAATTGCCAAGGGGCCCAGAGCCTCCAAAGACTTGACGTGGGATGAATCCAAACAGGTCATGAAGCTCTTGATCGAAGGCCAGGCGACGCAGGCGCAGATCGGCGCCTTTCTCATGGCGATGCGATTCAAGATGGAATCGGTCTCGGAGCTGGCGGCCTTTACGGCGGCGGCGCGCGCCTATGTCGCTCCGCTGTCGATTCCCAAAGAGTTGGCCGTGGTGGATGTGCCGAGCTATGCAGGCAAGTCAGAGACCTTCCATGGCTTGATTGCCGGAGCGATCGTGGCGGCGTCCGCGGGCGCGGCGATCGTGATGCATGGGTATGACGGCATTCCCGGGCGTCCGGGTGCTGCGGGTGTCTTGAAGGCACTCGGAGTTCCGATCGATCTCGACCCGAAGATGGCCGGCGAGGCAGTCACAAAAAAAGGATTCGTCTATCTCGATATCGGGATGTACCATCCGCCGCTCTATCGGTTTCTGGAGATGCGCCAGGAAATCGGGGTGCGCAATCTCTTCCATCCGATTGCCCGTTTACTGAATCCTTCGCGGGCAGCCGCGCAAGTGATCGGGTTATCGCATCCGCCTCATTTCGAAAAAACGGCGGAAGTGTTGCGGATGTTGGGCTGTCCGCGGGCGCTGGTCATTCGGGGCGTCGAAGGCGATCCGGAGCTCTCCGTCACGGCGGCGACCCGGGTATTGGAGTTGCGGGATGAGCGGATCACTCCGTTAGGGATTTCGCCGAAGGATTTCGGATTGGCGCTGGGCACCTCTCGCGACATGGCCGGGTTCCCTCCGGGCCAGCAGGATAAGGAAGCGGAGCTGTTGCGACGAATTATTCAGAATCAGATTCCGGGCGGTCCGAAAGATTGGGTCTTGATGAATGCGGCGTTGCTGCTGTATGCCGCCGGCAAAGGGGCTACGTTACCGGCCTGTCTGCCGATGGCACGCGTCGCTCTCGAAAGCGGCGCAGCCGGACGCAAGCTGGATGAACTGGTGCAGACGCCTCTTGCGGCGGGTAAGCGGGGATAA
- a CDS encoding phosphoadenylyl-sulfate reductase, with translation MTGSGSPEMVEELKRASDAFESQQPQDVLREAIKQYTPKIVLACSFGAEDVVLVDMVHRVDPSIPLFYLDTDFLFPETYATRDRIIQQYALKPTQVIQVQSLLTPDQQAAQHGPSLWSTEPDRCCQLRKVEPLTRVLKGYEAWITGIRRDQSPTRANAGLIEWDSKFQLVKVNPLARWTWADVWTYIKVYEVPYNPLHDQNYPSIGCTHCTAPVAPGEDPRAGRWKTFTKTECGLHKT, from the coding sequence ATGACTGGCAGCGGAAGTCCAGAGATGGTGGAGGAGTTGAAACGCGCGAGTGACGCGTTCGAATCTCAGCAGCCGCAAGATGTATTGCGGGAAGCGATCAAGCAGTACACGCCGAAAATCGTCTTGGCCTGCAGTTTTGGTGCGGAAGATGTCGTGCTGGTCGACATGGTGCATCGCGTCGATCCTTCGATTCCGCTGTTCTACTTGGACACGGATTTTTTGTTTCCCGAAACCTATGCGACCCGCGATCGCATCATTCAGCAGTATGCGCTGAAGCCGACACAGGTCATTCAGGTGCAGTCGTTGCTGACTCCGGATCAGCAGGCGGCGCAACATGGGCCGTCGCTCTGGTCGACGGAGCCGGATCGCTGCTGCCAGTTACGGAAGGTGGAACCGCTGACGCGTGTATTGAAGGGGTATGAGGCCTGGATCACCGGAATCCGGCGGGATCAGTCGCCGACGAGAGCCAATGCGGGGTTGATCGAATGGGACAGCAAGTTCCAATTGGTCAAAGTGAATCCGCTGGCTCGCTGGACCTGGGCCGACGTCTGGACTTACATCAAGGTCTATGAGGTGCCCTACAACCCGCTGCATGATCAGAATTATCCGAGTATCGGGTGCACCCATTGCACTGCGCCGGTCGCGCCGGGAGAAGATCCGCGTGCCGGACGTTGGAAAACATTTACCAAGACCGAGTGTGGGCTCCACAAGACCTAA
- a CDS encoding sulfurtransferase TusA family protein: MSPQDQLIIPEIKTSPIPPALLEEIETFEAEALRTMAGEVSNDLFKPFRLQYGIYGQRQPGVQMVRIKIPFGGISANQLRRVAELADRHATAVGHVTTRQDIQMHFVELKDVPTIMRGLAEVGLTTREACANTVRNVTACHLAGVCQGEVFDVTPYAKTIAYHLLRNPLNQSLPRKFKIALSGCKQDCALTPIHDVGLLAAKRADGTIGFRMVAGGGLGSAPRIAQVLREFTPMEELLPSIEAVIKVFDTLGNRKNRNKARMKFVIEKLGFDEFKRRWEAAYESMGYATPSHEPIKLLTYADEPVPLIMPTRNGSGPSSSNGNGSGSGIGHETPFEMWKRTNVVKQKQPGYVTAAIKLFMGDLTSEQMLGVADLAERYANGNIRTTINQNMVIRWIPESQIESLHADLVAQGLADPGAELVEDIIACPGTDTCGLGITSSKGLARALGEVFPAGRVPEDLSDVSIKISGCHNSCAQHHISTIGLHGVGKRLGEHVAPHYELHLGGQVDGTPKIGQMTVKLPAKSVPAALSHLVTVYRRDRLPKETLSAFIARAGKNKLKDELIPYTIVPAYKDDPTFYYDWEGEAEFILEDLGPGECAGGALEMIENGILEADQELYQAKLLVENHQYSVSVNKSYRAVLAAAKAMLVTEGLEPSTDSETFIEFDRRIAQRGAIPAQYRELNKKVGDLGPKDTTAESARDKMVFAKGFVDACRAATDQMGKDLKLAPAQETVASVKEAVAAAPVVSAAPAPTGAPVYDLRGVACPLNYVKTKLKLEMMDAGEKLEVWLDAGEPIKNVPMSLKNDGHLLLLQEALEPEAAHYRILVEKVEG, translated from the coding sequence ATGAGCCCCCAAGATCAGCTGATCATACCGGAGATCAAGACCTCTCCGATTCCTCCCGCCCTGCTGGAGGAAATCGAAACATTTGAGGCGGAAGCCCTTCGCACCATGGCGGGGGAAGTCTCGAACGATCTCTTCAAGCCGTTTCGGTTGCAGTACGGGATTTATGGGCAGCGTCAGCCTGGCGTGCAGATGGTCCGCATCAAAATTCCGTTCGGGGGGATCTCGGCGAATCAGCTCCGACGAGTTGCTGAGCTGGCCGATCGCCATGCCACCGCCGTCGGGCATGTCACGACGCGCCAGGACATTCAGATGCACTTTGTCGAGTTGAAGGACGTGCCGACCATCATGCGCGGCCTGGCCGAGGTGGGGCTGACGACGCGTGAAGCGTGCGCCAATACGGTTCGTAACGTCACGGCTTGCCATTTGGCCGGGGTCTGCCAGGGGGAAGTCTTCGATGTGACGCCCTACGCGAAGACCATCGCCTATCATCTGTTGCGCAATCCGTTGAATCAAAGTCTGCCGAGAAAGTTCAAGATCGCGCTGTCCGGCTGCAAGCAGGACTGCGCCCTGACGCCGATTCATGACGTCGGTTTGCTGGCCGCCAAACGTGCCGACGGGACGATCGGGTTTCGCATGGTCGCAGGCGGCGGCTTGGGGTCGGCTCCACGCATCGCCCAAGTGCTGCGAGAATTTACTCCGATGGAAGAATTGCTGCCAAGCATCGAAGCCGTCATTAAGGTGTTCGATACGCTCGGAAACCGCAAGAACCGCAACAAGGCCCGCATGAAATTCGTCATCGAAAAGCTGGGATTCGATGAATTTAAGCGGCGCTGGGAAGCTGCCTACGAATCGATGGGGTACGCCACACCATCGCATGAGCCGATCAAGCTGCTTACCTATGCGGACGAGCCTGTGCCGCTCATCATGCCGACGCGGAATGGATCCGGCCCCTCGTCGTCGAATGGGAATGGGTCTGGTTCTGGCATCGGGCACGAAACGCCTTTTGAAATGTGGAAGCGGACGAATGTCGTCAAACAGAAGCAGCCCGGGTATGTTACGGCGGCGATCAAGCTCTTCATGGGCGATCTGACATCTGAGCAAATGCTTGGCGTGGCGGACCTCGCGGAGCGGTACGCCAACGGGAACATCCGGACCACCATCAATCAGAACATGGTGATTCGGTGGATCCCGGAATCGCAGATCGAATCGCTGCATGCGGATCTTGTCGCGCAGGGGCTGGCCGATCCGGGCGCCGAACTTGTCGAAGACATCATCGCTTGCCCCGGAACCGATACGTGCGGTCTGGGCATTACCTCATCCAAAGGGCTCGCGCGCGCATTGGGCGAAGTGTTCCCGGCCGGCCGGGTGCCCGAAGATCTCTCGGACGTCAGTATCAAGATTAGCGGCTGTCACAACTCCTGCGCCCAACACCACATCTCGACGATCGGGTTGCATGGCGTCGGGAAGCGGTTGGGGGAGCACGTGGCGCCGCATTATGAGCTGCACCTCGGCGGGCAAGTAGATGGTACTCCGAAGATCGGGCAGATGACGGTCAAGCTGCCGGCGAAGTCTGTGCCGGCGGCCCTGTCGCATCTTGTCACCGTGTATCGGCGGGATCGCCTGCCGAAGGAAACCCTCTCCGCCTTCATCGCGCGCGCCGGAAAAAATAAACTCAAGGACGAACTGATCCCCTACACCATCGTTCCTGCGTATAAGGACGATCCCACCTTCTACTACGACTGGGAAGGAGAAGCAGAGTTCATCCTGGAGGATCTCGGTCCCGGCGAATGCGCCGGCGGTGCGCTGGAGATGATTGAGAACGGGATTCTTGAGGCAGACCAGGAGCTGTATCAGGCCAAGCTGCTGGTCGAGAATCATCAGTATTCCGTGTCGGTGAATAAGTCGTATCGTGCGGTGTTGGCGGCGGCCAAAGCCATGTTGGTCACGGAGGGACTCGAGCCCTCGACCGACTCGGAAACGTTCATTGAGTTCGATCGCCGGATCGCGCAGAGGGGCGCCATTCCTGCGCAATATCGCGAGCTCAATAAGAAAGTAGGCGATCTCGGCCCGAAGGATACGACCGCGGAGTCGGCGCGTGACAAGATGGTCTTCGCGAAGGGGTTCGTCGATGCCTGTCGCGCGGCGACAGACCAGATGGGGAAAGATTTGAAGCTTGCGCCGGCCCAAGAAACCGTAGCATCTGTGAAAGAAGCGGTTGCGGCGGCGCCGGTCGTGTCGGCCGCTCCTGCACCAACCGGGGCGCCGGTGTACGATCTCCGCGGGGTCGCCTGTCCGCTGAATTATGTGAAGACGAAGCTCAAGCTCGAAATGATGGACGCGGGCGAAAAGCTCGAAGTCTGGCTGGACGCCGGTGAGCCGATCAAGAATGTGCCGATGAGTTTGAAGAACGACGGGCATCTCCTGCTCCTCCAGGAAGCGCTGGAGCCGGAGGCCGCGCACTATCGCATTCTCGTGGAAAAAGTTGAAGGCTAA
- a CDS encoding Rrf2 family transcriptional regulator, translating to MKVSHRATYGILAAVDLAMNGKEVPIQARAIARRQSIPVRFLEQVLHAMKKAGLVDSTRGAQGGYLLLRAPSELSVADLLEALDGPVFHDASQNATGQNRRDTREQLLLGAVWEKVHRAERGVLSAITIDQLVERQRVLDQQQNPMYHI from the coding sequence ATGAAAGTTTCGCATCGCGCAACGTATGGAATCTTGGCTGCCGTTGACCTTGCCATGAATGGGAAAGAAGTCCCCATTCAAGCACGGGCCATCGCCAGGCGGCAATCAATCCCTGTGCGATTTCTTGAGCAAGTGCTGCATGCGATGAAGAAGGCCGGTCTCGTCGATAGTACGCGGGGTGCACAGGGGGGCTATCTCCTCTTGCGTGCTCCCTCAGAGCTGTCAGTGGCCGATTTGCTTGAGGCGCTTGATGGACCGGTGTTTCACGACGCATCACAGAATGCGACCGGGCAGAATCGCCGTGATACGAGAGAACAGCTGTTACTCGGGGCGGTGTGGGAAAAAGTGCATCGAGCGGAACGCGGAGTCCTCTCTGCTATCACGATCGATCAATTGGTTGAACGCCAGCGGGTGCTCGATCAGCAACAGAATCCGATGTATCACATCTGA
- a CDS encoding helix-turn-helix domain-containing protein: protein MSVPTSVFSILLLTADADIHAQFKAVFGNASVTMVRDAASLPKDLPRRPYDAVVVEARPGQGHSEVLPPRIDPAQTLVIVGSRTVLKRAPAMLQLMSQHREETQKSKGHDLSLEDFLDQKMGDFVKGMHHGAAKNLHPMLISAVERPLISSALRETQGNQIQAAELLGLNRNTLRKKITNLHIPLKRGRVKATGSS from the coding sequence ATGTCGGTTCCCACATCGGTTTTTTCCATTCTATTACTGACGGCGGATGCCGACATCCATGCTCAATTCAAAGCCGTTTTTGGAAACGCCTCCGTCACGATGGTTCGCGATGCAGCCTCGCTCCCCAAAGATCTCCCCAGACGCCCATATGATGCGGTGGTTGTAGAGGCTCGCCCAGGGCAAGGCCACTCCGAGGTGCTTCCTCCACGGATAGATCCCGCCCAAACTTTGGTCATTGTGGGATCACGAACTGTTCTGAAGCGGGCTCCGGCTATGCTCCAACTGATGAGCCAGCACCGCGAGGAAACCCAGAAGAGCAAGGGACACGATCTCTCGCTGGAAGATTTCCTCGACCAAAAAATGGGAGACTTCGTCAAGGGGATGCATCACGGCGCCGCCAAGAACCTTCATCCGATGCTGATTTCAGCCGTCGAACGCCCTCTGATCTCGTCAGCTCTGCGAGAAACCCAAGGCAATCAAATCCAAGCGGCGGAATTATTGGGCCTGAATCGCAATACGTTGAGAAAGAAGATTACGAATCTCCATATTCCATTGAAGCGGGGTCGCGTAAAGGCCACTGGCTCCTCCTAG
- a CDS encoding HU family DNA-binding protein, protein MTKEELIAKMAASAGITKVAAGTALEAFTGAVTTSLRKGQRVSLVNFGTFTISKRKARMGRNPRTGESLKIPAAKVPKFSAGKELRSAVK, encoded by the coding sequence ATGACGAAGGAAGAGCTGATTGCGAAAATGGCAGCCTCGGCAGGAATCACAAAAGTTGCCGCGGGCACGGCCCTGGAGGCCTTCACCGGAGCCGTCACGACGTCGCTAAGGAAGGGACAGCGGGTTTCTCTGGTGAATTTCGGTACCTTTACGATTTCAAAGCGGAAAGCGCGGATGGGCAGAAACCCACGCACCGGGGAATCACTCAAAATCCCAGCCGCCAAGGTCCCGAAGTTCTCTGCGGGAAAGGAACTGCGTTCGGCGGTCAAGTAA
- the thrS gene encoding threonine--tRNA ligase — MKITLKGGNSQVLETGQTVGAALKACGLSIGSDVLAAKVNGVVVDLSRPLTEDAVVEPVRFDTAEGREVYRHSSTHIMAQAVKEVFPTAQVTIGPALEDSFFYDFAFERPFTPEDLEKIEARVREIIKRNLPVTRKELSKQEAIQLFQSRGEAYKVELIQGFPEHEPISAYSQGEFIDLCRGPHLPATGHIGAFKLLTTAGAYWRGDERNPMLQRIYGTSFPTQAELDAYLARLEEIKRRDHRKVGKELDLFTIQDETGPGLVLWHPKGALVRLLIENFWREQHIKDGYDLVYSPHVARLDLWKTSGHVDYYRENMFAPMKLEGSEYQLKPMNCPYHIMIYKSHLRSYRDLPIRYGELGTVYRYERTGVLHGLLRVRGFTQDDAHLFCRPDQIQDEVSRVLDFTFFILKSFGFVDFEIFLSTRPEKSVGSDDKWVLATDSLEGALKSRGIAFHLDEGGGAFYGPKIDIKIKDALGRSWQCSTIQVDFNNPERFELSYIGEDGKSHEPIMIHRALMGSIERFFGILIEHYGGAFPTWLAPVQVVVMAITDNQREYVNTVVAQLKAAGFRADADLRNEKIGFKIREAEKAKIPYMLVAGDREVQSGTLSVRGRSGANLGSMTGAAVIDLLRNDVTRAQPELQPTH; from the coding sequence ATGAAGATCACTCTCAAAGGCGGGAATAGCCAGGTCCTGGAAACCGGACAGACCGTGGGAGCGGCCTTGAAGGCTTGCGGCCTGTCGATCGGATCCGATGTCCTCGCCGCCAAAGTCAACGGAGTCGTGGTCGATCTGTCACGGCCGCTGACTGAAGACGCTGTCGTGGAACCCGTCCGGTTCGATACGGCAGAAGGGCGAGAGGTTTATCGCCATAGCAGCACCCACATCATGGCGCAGGCGGTAAAAGAAGTATTTCCAACCGCACAGGTCACCATCGGTCCTGCGCTTGAAGATAGCTTCTTTTACGACTTCGCCTTCGAGCGGCCTTTCACGCCGGAGGATCTCGAGAAAATCGAAGCTCGCGTCCGCGAGATTATCAAGCGGAACCTGCCGGTCACGCGGAAGGAGCTGTCGAAACAAGAAGCTATTCAGCTTTTCCAATCTCGCGGTGAAGCCTATAAAGTCGAATTGATCCAAGGATTCCCTGAGCATGAGCCGATCTCGGCCTATAGCCAGGGCGAGTTTATCGATCTCTGTCGTGGGCCCCACCTCCCCGCCACCGGCCACATCGGCGCATTTAAGCTCCTGACCACCGCCGGCGCCTACTGGCGCGGAGATGAGCGTAATCCGATGTTGCAACGGATCTACGGAACATCCTTCCCAACCCAGGCCGAACTCGACGCCTATCTGGCGCGCCTTGAAGAGATTAAGCGGCGTGATCATCGTAAGGTAGGGAAAGAACTCGATCTCTTTACGATACAGGATGAAACCGGTCCTGGATTGGTCCTCTGGCATCCCAAAGGCGCACTGGTTCGGCTCTTGATCGAGAACTTCTGGCGCGAACAGCACATTAAGGATGGATACGATCTGGTGTATTCGCCCCATGTAGCCAGGCTCGACCTTTGGAAAACGAGCGGCCACGTTGACTATTATCGGGAGAATATGTTCGCGCCGATGAAGCTGGAAGGCAGCGAATACCAGCTCAAGCCGATGAACTGCCCCTACCACATCATGATTTACAAATCGCACTTGCGGAGTTATCGGGATCTCCCCATCCGCTACGGCGAGCTCGGTACAGTGTATCGGTATGAACGCACGGGCGTCCTGCATGGCCTCTTGCGCGTGCGCGGATTCACGCAAGACGATGCGCACCTCTTTTGCCGACCCGATCAGATTCAGGATGAGGTCAGCCGGGTATTGGACTTCACCTTCTTTATTTTGAAATCGTTCGGCTTTGTCGACTTTGAGATCTTTCTGTCGACCAGACCGGAAAAGTCGGTCGGCTCTGATGACAAGTGGGTCCTCGCGACAGATTCGCTGGAGGGAGCGCTCAAGAGCCGTGGGATCGCCTTTCATTTGGATGAAGGGGGCGGGGCCTTCTACGGACCGAAAATCGACATTAAAATCAAGGACGCTCTTGGCCGATCCTGGCAATGCTCCACCATTCAGGTGGACTTCAACAATCCGGAACGGTTTGAGCTCAGTTATATCGGGGAAGATGGAAAATCTCACGAGCCGATCATGATTCATCGGGCCTTGATGGGGTCCATTGAGCGATTCTTCGGGATTCTCATCGAACATTATGGCGGCGCATTCCCAACCTGGCTGGCGCCGGTCCAAGTCGTGGTCATGGCGATCACCGACAATCAGCGGGAGTATGTGAATACCGTCGTCGCGCAGTTGAAAGCCGCAGGGTTTCGGGCTGATGCCGACCTGCGCAACGAAAAAATCGGCTTTAAAATTCGCGAGGCGGAAAAAGCCAAAATCCCCTACATGCTCGTGGCGGGGGATCGGGAAGTCCAGAGCGGCACGCTCTCCGTCAGAGGACGGAGCGGGGCAAATCTTGGCAGTATGACAGGGGCTGCAGTGATCGATCTTCTCAGGAACGACGTCACGCGCGCGCAGCCGGAGCTACAACCAACACACTAA
- the infC gene encoding translation initiation factor IF-3, producing the protein MNREIRVREVRVIGPEGEQLGILPTPDALRQAQEGGYDLVEVAPTAAPPVCRIMDYGKYKFELSKKDHQNRRHQKSTQVKEIKLRPRTDKHDLGIKIRQIKEFLADGNKTKVTLTFRGREMANQEMGRSLMSSVIAEMTEIGTIEYAPRMEGRSLIMIVAPKN; encoded by the coding sequence GTGAACCGCGAAATTCGAGTGCGAGAGGTTCGAGTCATCGGTCCGGAAGGAGAGCAACTGGGGATCCTCCCCACGCCAGACGCGTTGCGCCAGGCTCAGGAGGGCGGCTACGACCTCGTGGAAGTCGCTCCCACTGCAGCGCCGCCGGTTTGCCGAATCATGGATTACGGCAAATACAAATTCGAGCTCAGCAAGAAGGACCATCAGAATCGACGTCACCAAAAGTCGACCCAGGTCAAGGAAATCAAGCTTCGGCCACGCACCGATAAGCACGACCTAGGCATCAAGATCCGTCAGATCAAGGAATTTTTGGCTGACGGGAACAAGACCAAGGTCACGTTGACGTTTCGTGGCCGGGAAATGGCCAATCAAGAGATGGGCCGATCACTCATGAGCTCAGTCATCGCCGAAATGACCGAGATTGGAACGATAGAGTACGCCCCGCGCATGGAAGGCCGCAGCCTGATCATGATCGTGGCACCCAAGAATTAG
- the rpmI gene encoding 50S ribosomal protein L35 has product MKTKAKTHKGAKKRFSRTGSGKLVRRKAGKRHLLSHKKSDQKRRLSGTAVVDATSTLSLNRLLPYN; this is encoded by the coding sequence ATGAAAACGAAAGCCAAGACACACAAAGGGGCTAAAAAGCGGTTTTCCCGCACCGGAAGCGGCAAGCTTGTCCGACGGAAAGCCGGGAAGCGCCACTTGTTAAGCCATAAGAAAAGCGATCAAAAGCGCCGGTTAAGCGGAACCGCCGTGGTGGATGCGACTTCCACCTTGTCTTTGAACCGCCTCTTGCCGTATAATTAA
- the rplT gene encoding 50S ribosomal protein L20 has protein sequence MPRAKGGPKTRARRKKRLKLAKGQYGAKSRLFRSATESVDKGQQYAYDGRKNRKRDFRRLWIARISAAVRAQGLTYGRFINALKKAEILLDRKVLSDMAIKDAAGFEKLVGLAKQHLTPVAA, from the coding sequence ATGCCCCGCGCAAAAGGTGGACCGAAAACAAGAGCGAGACGGAAAAAGCGGCTGAAGCTAGCAAAGGGACAGTACGGCGCGAAGAGCCGGTTGTTCCGCTCAGCCACGGAATCAGTTGATAAGGGACAGCAGTACGCCTATGACGGAAGAAAGAACCGGAAGCGGGACTTTCGGCGGTTATGGATTGCACGCATCAGCGCCGCCGTCCGGGCACAAGGACTGACCTACGGCCGGTTCATCAACGCCCTCAAGAAAGCGGAAATCCTACTGGATCGCAAAGTTCTCTCAGACATGGCGATCAAGGATGCCGCAGGCTTTGAAAAGTTGGTCGGATTGGCCAAGCAACACTTGACTCCTGTCGCTGCATAA